In the Natrinema amylolyticum genome, one interval contains:
- a CDS encoding MogA/MoaB family molybdenum cofactor biosynthesis protein — MTSDSDDRRSTDDHGHDIIDPLYVGIVTVSSSRAGEDDPDDPGGDTIQNCFEAAGHEVRERSLVRDDYSAIRTAVRGLVARQDIDVVCTTGGTGVTVDDVSPEATSSLFERELPGFGELFRSLSWDEVGTRAMASRATAGIAVDTPVFCLPGSKSACQTACEELIVPETPHLAGLATRHRTGTTDQTLAEYQEE; from the coding sequence ATGACCAGCGATAGCGACGATCGACGGAGTACCGACGATCACGGTCACGACATCATCGATCCGCTCTACGTCGGGATCGTCACCGTCTCGAGCTCGCGCGCGGGCGAAGACGACCCGGACGATCCGGGCGGGGATACCATTCAGAACTGTTTCGAGGCCGCGGGCCACGAGGTTCGGGAGCGATCACTGGTCCGGGATGACTATTCGGCCATCCGGACCGCCGTCAGGGGTCTCGTCGCGCGTCAGGATATCGACGTCGTCTGTACCACCGGCGGTACCGGTGTCACCGTCGACGACGTCTCCCCCGAGGCAACATCATCCCTGTTCGAGCGGGAGCTGCCGGGCTTCGGCGAGTTGTTCCGCTCGCTCTCTTGGGACGAAGTCGGAACGCGAGCGATGGCCTCGCGCGCGACGGCAGGAATCGCCGTCGATACGCCCGTTTTCTGCCTGCCCGGGAGCAAAAGCGCCTGCCAAACCGCCTGCGAGGAGCTGATCGTCCCCGAGACGCCACACCTCGCGGGACTGGCGACGCGTCACCGGACCGGAACGACAGATCAGACGCTCGCGGAGTATCAGGAGGAGTAA
- a CDS encoding histone deacetylase family protein, whose product MQFGYSELCLAHDPGSRHPESPDRLRAIRKRLKKKHGVEYVEADPCDLDRMAAVHEREYLESVREFCADGGGSWDPDTAAVEETWEAARRSAGLACWAAEEALEGATGRDTPFSIGRPPGHHAVYDNAMGFCFVNNAAVAAQHALDHDAFDVDRVAILDWDVHHGNGTQDIFYDRGDVFFVSLHEQGLYPGTGDVDEIGEGEGEGTTMNIPMPAGTDDREYLAALEGPITAALTDFDPDLLLISAGFDAHRHDPISRIRLSTEAYALMSDRVRSLAADTDAALAFVLEGGYGLDVLADSVALVHETFDGREPIEPDDEPGDEAASALEDVIDAHDLDVTPDDF is encoded by the coding sequence ATGCAGTTCGGCTACAGCGAGCTCTGTCTCGCACACGACCCCGGTTCGCGCCATCCAGAGTCGCCGGACCGGCTACGAGCGATCCGGAAGCGACTGAAGAAGAAACACGGCGTCGAGTACGTCGAGGCCGATCCCTGCGACCTCGACCGGATGGCGGCCGTCCACGAGCGCGAGTACCTCGAGTCGGTCCGCGAGTTCTGTGCCGACGGCGGCGGCAGCTGGGACCCCGATACGGCCGCCGTCGAGGAAACGTGGGAGGCGGCCCGCCGGAGCGCCGGGCTCGCCTGCTGGGCCGCCGAGGAAGCTCTGGAGGGCGCGACCGGTCGCGACACGCCGTTCTCGATCGGGCGCCCTCCGGGGCACCACGCCGTCTACGACAACGCGATGGGGTTCTGTTTCGTCAATAACGCGGCCGTCGCGGCCCAGCACGCGCTCGACCACGACGCGTTCGACGTCGATCGAGTCGCGATCCTCGACTGGGACGTCCACCACGGCAACGGCACGCAGGACATCTTCTACGACAGGGGCGACGTCTTCTTCGTCTCGCTTCACGAACAGGGACTCTATCCCGGCACCGGCGACGTCGACGAAATCGGCGAGGGCGAGGGCGAAGGCACGACGATGAACATCCCGATGCCGGCCGGAACGGACGACCGCGAGTATCTGGCCGCGCTCGAGGGACCGATCACCGCCGCGCTCACCGATTTCGATCCGGATCTGCTGCTGATCAGCGCCGGCTTCGACGCCCACCGCCACGACCCGATTTCCCGGATCCGCCTCTCGACGGAGGCCTACGCCCTGATGAGCGATCGGGTCCGATCGCTCGCCGCGGACACCGACGCCGCACTGGCGTTCGTTCTCGAGGGCGGCTACGGGCTGGACGTTCTCGCCGACAGCGTCGCGCTCGTTCACGAGACCTTCGACGGCCGCGAACCGATCGAACCCGACGACGAACCCGGCGACGAAGCGGCGTCGGCACTCGAGGACGTTATCGACGCACACGACCTCGACGTCACTCCGGACGATTTCTAG
- the cca gene encoding CCA tRNA nucleotidyltransferase produces MSEEEGDGVDRSSTSSQRRSRADEGDEFDERDGDRDFERVVTEIRDRVDPDEDERTRLREVAERLMDRAETVARELCSDADVLQVGSTARDTWISGDRDIDIFVRFPPALDRETLEEYGLEVGHATLPEGHEEYAEHPYVKGEIEGFDIDIVPCFRLESATEIRSAVDRTPFHTQYLKQRLDDDLTEEVRVTKQFLKGIGVYGSDLRTRGFSGYLTELLVCEYGGFRPLLEAAADWRPPVEIDPEDHAHGHKSAEASRDTAVGDADLPFDDPLIVIDPTDPERNVAAVCSRANVARFQHYARELLESPRVDPFEPDEPEPLTESELRAHLERRATTPVAVRFEAPDLVEDQLYPQLQKSLEGITQGLDDRGFDVFRATAIAGETAVVFAELAVSERPAVERHEGPPVHVRDHANGFYDAYADDPDAYGPFIEGDRYVTERDREFTSAREFLESDRLFDVGLGAHVETTLEDGYEVLVDDEVTVLLEEFGRELGDYFAPRP; encoded by the coding sequence ATGAGCGAGGAGGAGGGCGACGGCGTTGACCGCAGTTCCACGAGCAGTCAGCGCAGGTCCCGCGCTGACGAGGGTGACGAGTTCGACGAGCGAGACGGTGATCGCGACTTCGAGCGGGTTGTCACCGAGATTCGCGATCGCGTCGATCCGGACGAAGACGAACGGACGCGGCTCCGCGAGGTCGCCGAGCGGCTCATGGACCGGGCCGAAACGGTGGCGAGGGAGCTGTGTTCCGACGCCGACGTCTTGCAGGTCGGCTCGACCGCCCGCGACACGTGGATCAGCGGCGACCGTGATATCGACATCTTCGTTCGCTTTCCGCCGGCGCTCGACCGCGAAACGTTAGAGGAGTACGGCCTCGAGGTCGGTCACGCGACGCTGCCCGAGGGCCACGAGGAGTACGCCGAACATCCCTACGTCAAAGGCGAAATCGAGGGGTTCGACATCGACATCGTGCCCTGTTTTCGGCTCGAGTCGGCCACCGAGATTCGATCGGCAGTCGATCGCACGCCGTTTCACACCCAGTACCTCAAACAACGACTCGACGACGACCTCACCGAAGAGGTTCGCGTCACCAAGCAGTTCCTCAAGGGAATCGGCGTCTACGGCAGCGACCTCCGGACGCGAGGGTTCAGCGGCTATCTGACCGAACTGCTCGTCTGCGAGTACGGCGGCTTCCGGCCGCTGCTCGAGGCCGCGGCCGACTGGCGGCCACCGGTCGAAATCGATCCCGAGGATCACGCGCATGGACACAAATCGGCAGAAGCGTCTCGAGACACAGCGGTCGGCGACGCCGACCTCCCGTTCGACGATCCGCTGATCGTCATCGACCCGACAGACCCTGAGCGAAACGTCGCCGCCGTCTGTTCGCGGGCGAACGTCGCCCGCTTCCAGCACTACGCTCGGGAACTCCTCGAGTCACCCCGGGTCGATCCCTTCGAACCGGACGAGCCGGAACCGCTGACCGAATCGGAGCTCCGTGCGCACCTCGAGCGCCGGGCCACTACCCCCGTGGCCGTCCGGTTCGAGGCCCCCGATCTCGTCGAGGATCAGCTCTACCCGCAACTCCAGAAATCGCTCGAGGGAATCACCCAGGGGCTGGACGATCGCGGCTTCGATGTCTTTCGAGCGACGGCGATCGCCGGCGAGACCGCCGTCGTCTTCGCCGAGCTCGCTGTCAGCGAGCGCCCCGCAGTCGAGCGTCACGAGGGACCGCCGGTCCACGTCCGCGACCATGCGAACGGATTCTACGACGCGTACGCGGACGACCCCGACGCCTATGGTCCCTTCATCGAGGGCGACCGTTACGTCACCGAGCGCGACCGAGAATTCACCAGTGCACGCGAGTTCCTCGAGAGCGATCGGCTCTTCGACGTAGGGCTCGGTGCGCACGTCGAAACGACGCTCGAGGACGGCTACGAGGTGCTGGTCGATGACGAAGTCACTGTCCTGCTCGAGGAGTTCGGACGGGAACTCGGGGACTACTTCGCGCCGCGCCCCTGA